The Deferribacterota bacterium nucleotide sequence ATATGAAGTTATGTGAGCAGGGTGAGGGTGCAGAGCTTATAAGAGAGGGAATTACTGCTATAGATGGTGAGTTTCCAATAAATCCAGATGGCGGCCTTAAATGTTTCGGTCATCCTATTGGTGCCACTGGTTGTAGAATGACTGTAGAATTAACAAGACAGATTTTAAATAGAGCAGAAGGACATCAATTAAAAGATGTAAAAGCTGGTTTTGCCCATAACTTGGGGGGTCCACTTTCAATTGCTATGGTTACAATAATAGGGACTCCAGATTGGGAGCCAGGAGGATAAAAGGAGGTTTAAATGGATTTTTCATTAACTGATGAACAAAATGTTATTAAAAATATGGGAGCAGATTTTGCTAAAAATGAGATAGCTCCTATAGCCGATGAAGCAGAAAAAACGGGTAAACCCCCATATGATGTTATATCAAAGATGGGTGAACTAGGTATGATGGGTGTTCCTTTCCCTGAAAAATATGGTGGTAGTGGTGGTGATTGGGTAAGCCAAATGATACTTGTAGAAGAACTTTCAAAAGGTGATCCTGGTATAGGCGGTATGCTTGATGTAACAAATATAGTAGCAGAAGAGTTGTATAGATTTGGTACAGAAGAACAGAAACAGAAGTGGTTAATTCCAATTGTAAAGGGTGAAAAAATAGGTGCATTTGCTCTTACTGAGCCAGAGGCAGGCTCTGATGCAGGAGCAACTAAAACCACTGCTGTATTAGACGGGGATAATTGGGTTATTAATGGCACAAAACAATTTATTACTAATATAGCGATGGATAATGCATCTATTGTTATTTTGACCGCTAAATGCCCTCAACTTGAGAATAAGCTAGGTAAGAAACGTGTGATAAACACCTTTATAGTCCCAAAGGGTACACCAGGTTTTAGTATTGCTACACACTGGGACAAACTTGCATGGAAGTGGTTGCCTTCTGTCGAATTGAGTTTTGATAATTGTAGGATTCCCAAAGATTATATTTTAGGTGAGGAAGGTAGGGGGTTTGCTCAACATTTAGAAGTGTTACAAACCGGACGTATTTTTGTTGCTGCAATAGCAGTAGGTGTAGCAAGAGCTTGCTATGAAGATGCGTTATCTTACGCCAAGGAAAGACATCAATTTGGACAGCCTATTTATAATTTTCAATCAATATCCTTTAAGCTTGCAGATATGTCTATGCATATTGAGCTAGCTAGGCAAATGTATTTAAAAGCTGCTTGGTTAAAAGATAAGGGCAAGTCATATACTATGGAAGCATCATATGCTAAATTATTTGCTTCAGAGATGGCGGAAAAGGTAGCAAGTGATGCTGTACAAATTCATGGTGGTTATGGACTTATGTCTGACTTCCCTGTTTCTCGCTTTTATGCAGCAGCTAAAGTATTGCAAATAGTAGAGGGGACATCAGAAGTCCAAAGACTTGTTATAAGTCGATTTTTATAAATTTAATTATACAGGATATAACATATATAAAAAATAATATTATATATTTTATATAAAATATAACAATTTATAGATTATAAATTTTTTATTTAGTTTATAAGCGCAAGATAATAAATAATTAAAAATTAATTTAAAATAATATACTATATTACAGTTCTATAATAGAGTATAACAATGTACAAATACATTTAATTATTTTATATGATCATATAATATTTTCTTGATATATTATTTTTTTGTTGATACAATATAAAATAGCGTTTATATTATTAATGAAAATTAATAATAATAAGGAGGTATAAAATGAATGATAAAATCATAAAAGGAGCACCTTCTACATCAAATGATGATTACCAGTTAAATACCATAACACTCCTCAGGCATGCTGCAAGGAGTTATCCAGAACAGGAAGTAGTTTCTAGAAAAAACGATGGGAATCTTTTTAGATATAATTATGGAGAGTGTTATGATAGGGTCAAAAGACTTGCAAATGCATTGACTGAACTCGGTGTTAAGCCAGGGGATAGGATTGGAGTGATGGAATGGAATACCCATCGTTTTTGTGAGCTCTATTTTGCCATATCAGGTATAGGTGCTGTGCTTCTTCAGTTGAATCCAAGAATTTCTGCTGACTATCTTACCTATGTGATAAATCATAGCGATGCCAAATTTATATGTGTCTCAGACTTCTTATTGGCTTCTTTGTTTGAAAATATAGCTCCTAATCTCAAAGGTGTACAAGGGTACATAATATTAAGTGATTTTACAGAAAAAAGTACGTTAAAACTTTCACCCCAATATGACTATGAAAAACTTATTGAAGATGCTTCTAAAGAATATGAGTGGATAATGATAGATGAACGTTCTGCTTATAGTGCATGTTATACTACAGGTACAACGGGCAAACCCAAAGGGGTTTATTATTCTCACCGTAATATATATCTGCATACTTACGCTGTCGCCACAGCATTACAGGTAGGAATAGAAGATGTGATAATGCAAATTACGCCAATGTTTCATGCGCAGGGATGGGGGTTCTTCTATGTAGGACCTTTAACAGGCGCTAAATTGGTATTTCCAGGGGCGTATACTCTTGAAACCCTTGACCCACTTGCAGATTTACTAGTTTCAGAAAAGGTGACAGTAACTTGTGGTGCTCCAGCAATCTTTATGCCTATGCTCTATCACATCCAGAAATTACCAAAGAAGCCTGATCTTACAGGTCTTCGCATGGCTTCGGGGGCTAGTGAACCACCACTTGCAATGATGAAAGGTTTTTGGGAATTAGGTAAGGCAGAGGTTATACATGCCTATGGTTCTACTGAAACCACACCTCTTGTAACAGGTAATATCCTTAAACCCTCTTTAAAAAATCTATCTGAAAAAGAAAAATGGGAGCTTAAAAAGAAACAAGGGCTTATTGTTGTGGGTGTAGATGTTAAATTAGTAGGGATAGATGGTAAAGAGGTGCCGCATGATGGAAAAAGTGTTGGTGAATTGTGGATAAAGGGACCATGGATTGCAAAGGAGTATTACAAAGATGAAAGAAGTGAGGAATCTTTTCAGGATGGATATTGGAAGAGTGGTGATATGGCTACTATTGATAAGAACGGATATGTTAAGATTGTAGATCGATTAAAGGATGTAATTAAAAGTGGTGGTGAGTGGATCTCTTCTGTTGATTTAGAAAATACATTAATGGGACATCCTATGGTTTATGAGGCTGCTGTTGTAGGTGTTCCTCATCCAAAATGGGAGGAGAGACCATTGGCATTAGTAGTATTAACAGAGGAAGGGAAAAAGAGTCTTAAAAAGGAAGATTTATACACATTCCTTATGGAAGAGGGATCTTTTGCTAAATGGCAATTACCCGATGATATAATTTTTGTCGATGAGATTCCTAAGACAAGTGTGGGGAAGATTGCCAAGAAAGATATAAAGGGAAAATATAAGGATGTTTATATAAAAGGAGATAAAGAATGAGAGAAAATGTAGATAGTATTGGGGATAGCCTTACCCTTACAGCAGGCAAGTACCCCAATAAGATTGCGCTGATAAACTTTGGTGGCTCTAGGTTTACGTACAGCGAATTTAATGAGAGAGTAAATAGGCTCGCTAATTCGCTTATTGATCTGGGCATTGGGAAGGGTGATAAAGTTGCCTATCTTTTTTATAATGGCAACAAGTTTTTGGAGGCGCACTACGCTGTAGCTAAGTTGGGAGCAGTAGGAGTTCCTCTAAATACCAGACTTGTAGGGCGTGAACTTTCATATCAGATAGATAATGCTGATGTGATCTGTGTTCTATACGGTAATGAATTTAATGATACAATAAATTCAATTAAAGGAAATCTTTCGAAGGTAAAACACTTCATCTCTGATGGCAATGAGAGAGAAGGCGTACTTAACTATGATGAGCTTATTAGTGATGGCAATTCGAAAGAACCTGAGGTTAAGGTGTCCCTTTATGATGAAAACCTGATCCTTTACACTGCAGGGACAACAGGCCTACCTAAGGGTGCTATTTTGACACATAGAAACAGTTTGTTTAATGGTTATACGATGCTTATGGATTACCACTTGACGCACGATGATATTGCTCAAGTGGTGCCACCTCTTTATCATTCTGCATCACTTAACGCTTTTGCTGTGCCCACAGTGATTATGGGGGGCACAATGGTTATTCATAATCCAATGTCTCTAAAAGAGATCTTTCAGGCAATAGAAGAGGAAAAGGTTACTGTTACATGGGGACCTGCGACACTGTGGCGAATGTTAATTAGTGATCCTGCTATTAAGGAGTATGATCTTAGTAGTGTTCGTCTTATTGCTAATGGCGCAATGTACATGCCTGCTAGTATGCGTAAAGAACTGTTGTCTTATTTTCCAAATGCTGAGATAGGAGATACCTATGGCATGACAGAGTCCTCTCCTTGTACGACTATATTACCTCCAAAAGATGCATTAAGAAAATCATCCTCCGTTGGGATTCCATTAACAGTCTGTGATGTGAAGATCTTTAATGAAGAAGGTGAAGAACTTCCAGTTGGTGAAATAGGGGAGATTGTTAATAGAGGTAATTTTATGAAAGGTTACTATAAAAACCCAGAGGCCACAGCGGAAGTCATAAAAAATGGATGGTTCTATACGGGCGATCTCGGCATGAAAGACGAGGAGGGTTTTATATATTTAGTAGACAGAAAAAAGGATATGATTGTCTCAGGTGGAGAGAATGTTTACTCTAAAGAGGTGGAAGAAGTTATCTCCACACACCCCAAAGTCTTTGAGGTGGCAGTAATTGGTCTACCCGATGAAAAATGGGGTGAGGTTGTAACAGCTGTAATTACACCAAAGCCTGGAGAAAAGATCACTGAAGAGGAAATTATTGAATATAGTAAGAAAAATTTGGCAGGCTATAAATGTCCAAAGATAGTTAAATTCGTCGATAATATCCCAAAAAATCCAGCTGGCAAGATTGTGAAGTCAGAACTGAAGAGATTATATGAGAAGCAAAGTAAACGTTAATTCTAATAAGTCTAAAACTGGTAAAAAATATGAAGATGAAGAAAGAAGGGTATAAGAAAGATATAGAAGAAACATATGAGAGATGGAAGAATGAATCCTGAGATTTAAACTTATGTTAAATAGCCCAATAAAAAATGGGGTATAATAATTAAAATTGAATATTTTTAAATTAACTATACGTCACAAAAATCAAAAAAAAGAGCTTATGAGGTATAAGTTATGGGCAATGTTATCTATGAGAAGATGGAAGGTACAGCTATTATAAGGCTCAATAGGCCAGAAAAAAAGAATGCTTTAAATCTAGAATTAATAGAAAACTTAGGCAAGGTTTTAAAAAATGCAGAAGAGGATAAAGAGGTTAGAGTTGTAGTAATTACTGGAAGTGGGAACAATTTTTCATCTGGTGCTGACCTAACGGATCCCACTACTATCGATATGATGAAACAGGAATTCTCTCAATCTTCTACCATGATTAGGCTTATAAACTTGGAAAAACCAACAATAGCCGCCGTGGATGGATATGCATTGGGACATGGTGCTGAATATATGTTGATGTGTGACATTGTTATAGCGTCAGATAGAGCAATTATAGGGTTTATAGGACCTCAACGTGGGGTAGTATGCCCTTATGCTATGATTAGGCTAGGAGATGAGATAGGTAGATCAAAAGCAAAGGAACTCATATGGACGTGTGATCGTATATCTGCAAGTACAGCATTAGAGATAGGGTTGATAAATAAGGTTGTTCTCCAAGAAGAACTTATGAATGAGGTCTTATCCTTTGCTAAAAAACTGATAAAGTCTTCGCCAACCGCTATTAAATTGATAAAAAAAGCAATAAACAGGGGTTTGAACGATTATAAATATGCTAAAGATTTGTTTGATGAATCTTTAGAGAGCAAAGATTTTATAGAGGGGGTAACATCATTTATGGAGAGAAGAGATCCAAAATGGATTCTTTAATTTTATAAAATTTAACTTAGAGATAAAATAAATAAAAAATAAGGGGGCTATAAATGAAAAGTATAGGGATATTTATGTAAAAGGAGATAAAAAATGAGAGGTAAATCAGATAGAAATATTATAAGTACGTTGAAAGCTCTACCAACCTTATTGAGGATGGAGCAAACTTATGGGCTCTTGATGGTAATAATGAGACAATGGGGAGTTGTAAATGTTCTTCCTATATTATTAAAAACAATTACAAAATCTGGATTAATAAATAGCGTAAAAAATCTACTTAATCTTAGACTGGATAAGATCATGCCCTATCTCCTTCTATCAATGTGGGAAAGATTTGGAGAGAGAGAGGCATTTGTTTGTATTAGGTCTGATGGAGAGAAAAGATATACATTTAAAGAATATAAAGATCGAACACTAAGGTTAGCAAATGGATTGCAGAGAATGGGTTTGAAACCTGGAGATAAGGTTGCCATAATGTTATACAATGGAAATGAATACATGGAATCGATGTTTGGATCGTGGTTTATCGGGTGTGTAACTCCGCTTGTAAATTGGCACTTCAGGGGAGA carries:
- a CDS encoding acyl-CoA dehydrogenase family protein, which translates into the protein MDFSLTDEQNVIKNMGADFAKNEIAPIADEAEKTGKPPYDVISKMGELGMMGVPFPEKYGGSGGDWVSQMILVEELSKGDPGIGGMLDVTNIVAEELYRFGTEEQKQKWLIPIVKGEKIGAFALTEPEAGSDAGATKTTAVLDGDNWVINGTKQFITNIAMDNASIVILTAKCPQLENKLGKKRVINTFIVPKGTPGFSIATHWDKLAWKWLPSVELSFDNCRIPKDYILGEEGRGFAQHLEVLQTGRIFVAAIAVGVARACYEDALSYAKERHQFGQPIYNFQSISFKLADMSMHIELARQMYLKAAWLKDKGKSYTMEASYAKLFASEMAEKVASDAVQIHGGYGLMSDFPVSRFYAAAKVLQIVEGTSEVQRLVISRFL
- a CDS encoding long-chain-fatty-acid--CoA ligase, with the protein product MNDKIIKGAPSTSNDDYQLNTITLLRHAARSYPEQEVVSRKNDGNLFRYNYGECYDRVKRLANALTELGVKPGDRIGVMEWNTHRFCELYFAISGIGAVLLQLNPRISADYLTYVINHSDAKFICVSDFLLASLFENIAPNLKGVQGYIILSDFTEKSTLKLSPQYDYEKLIEDASKEYEWIMIDERSAYSACYTTGTTGKPKGVYYSHRNIYLHTYAVATALQVGIEDVIMQITPMFHAQGWGFFYVGPLTGAKLVFPGAYTLETLDPLADLLVSEKVTVTCGAPAIFMPMLYHIQKLPKKPDLTGLRMASGASEPPLAMMKGFWELGKAEVIHAYGSTETTPLVTGNILKPSLKNLSEKEKWELKKKQGLIVVGVDVKLVGIDGKEVPHDGKSVGELWIKGPWIAKEYYKDERSEESFQDGYWKSGDMATIDKNGYVKIVDRLKDVIKSGGEWISSVDLENTLMGHPMVYEAAVVGVPHPKWEERPLALVVLTEEGKKSLKKEDLYTFLMEEGSFAKWQLPDDIIFVDEIPKTSVGKIAKKDIKGKYKDVYIKGDKE
- a CDS encoding long-chain fatty acid--CoA ligase, translated to MRENVDSIGDSLTLTAGKYPNKIALINFGGSRFTYSEFNERVNRLANSLIDLGIGKGDKVAYLFYNGNKFLEAHYAVAKLGAVGVPLNTRLVGRELSYQIDNADVICVLYGNEFNDTINSIKGNLSKVKHFISDGNEREGVLNYDELISDGNSKEPEVKVSLYDENLILYTAGTTGLPKGAILTHRNSLFNGYTMLMDYHLTHDDIAQVVPPLYHSASLNAFAVPTVIMGGTMVIHNPMSLKEIFQAIEEEKVTVTWGPATLWRMLISDPAIKEYDLSSVRLIANGAMYMPASMRKELLSYFPNAEIGDTYGMTESSPCTTILPPKDALRKSSSVGIPLTVCDVKIFNEEGEELPVGEIGEIVNRGNFMKGYYKNPEATAEVIKNGWFYTGDLGMKDEEGFIYLVDRKKDMIVSGGENVYSKEVEEVISTHPKVFEVAVIGLPDEKWGEVVTAVITPKPGEKITEEEIIEYSKKNLAGYKCPKIVKFVDNIPKNPAGKIVKSELKRLYEKQSKR
- a CDS encoding enoyl-CoA hydratase/isomerase family protein, producing MGNVIYEKMEGTAIIRLNRPEKKNALNLELIENLGKVLKNAEEDKEVRVVVITGSGNNFSSGADLTDPTTIDMMKQEFSQSSTMIRLINLEKPTIAAVDGYALGHGAEYMLMCDIVIASDRAIIGFIGPQRGVVCPYAMIRLGDEIGRSKAKELIWTCDRISASTALEIGLINKVVLQEELMNEVLSFAKKLIKSSPTAIKLIKKAINRGLNDYKYAKDLFDESLESKDFIEGVTSFMERRDPKWIL